GACACCAGCAGAAAAAGTAAAATTGAAACCATCGTCTAAATCCTCAGCAAATTCAGTTTTTAAGATTTTATTTACCTTACAATTAAATTGATCGTATAATTCTTGCATCGCTTCATAGAGATAATTCAAATTGATAAATCCCATAAAATCATCGCCACCTGCATAAATTGTTTGTCCTTTGGGATTATCTAAATACTTATAAGCCCATTCTGCATATTCTGCTAATAGTTCAGATGTTCTTTTTTGAAAATCTCTTAATTTATGCTTACTTGTTGTTTTTAAATTTTTACCGCTAATAATTTGCCCCATTCTGTCACCATCAAAGACCATCAAAGCATAATACTTTTGTAGCGGTAAATTATTTTTATTCATATATTTTACCAAGTCTTCATATCGTTTTCTTATTTGTACGATATTCTGCATCAATGATAAATAGCCATGATACTTGAAATAATCTATACTTACATTTTCATCAAATAGTAATTGTTCATCAAAGTTTGTAGTTTTTATAAACTCATTCATATAATCAACAAGTAACTTTATTCCATCATCTCCATTTTTCCAAATACTATTTAATGTATCCATCAAAGCAATCTTAGCAGTAGATGGAAAATTTAGAGTATCAAAATCTCTTTTTACAAAACTAACGGCACTTAATCCTTCTCCTTCTGATAAAAGGCTTAATGGGATTTTTGAATTATTTTGAATAATGTGTACCTCGTCTTCTTCTTGAAACAATTTTCGTTTTAAAACTTTTTTTCTGTCCTCATTATCTTTCAAGCGATAAACTTTTACATTACGTTCACCATCAAGACTACACTTTCTGCCACTTTCAGGCAGTTGCTGAAATTGACGAATATTCTTAGCTGCACCAAACCATTTTTCAGCTTCGGCATAATCCGTTTCATAGTTAGTTTCAATCGGATAAAAAATCCAATGTATTTCTAAGTGTTGTTTGATTTGCTCGTCAAAATTGATGACATTTCCTATTTTATATTCATTCTTAATTTTTTGAGCAATCTTCAAAAAAGTATCTTGAATATGTTGTTCTATTGCTTCGCCTAATTTCCGAAGTTCTTCTTGACTTCCATTTATTGTACCTACAAATCTATTCGGAATAGATTTTTGTTTATTGATTACAGGAAAAATGACCTGAACTCCCTTTTCTTTTGAAAAATCAATAGCTTCTGTACACAAATGACTCAATAATCGGCTGCCTCCAAATAAGTCCTGTGCTTTACGTGCTTGTGCTATAAAGGTTTGAACTGGTCCTATGGAGAGTATGAATATGTGATTGTTTTTCATTATTGTTTAAGTTTAGCGTTGAAGTCTTTAATTGCAGTGAAATACTGCTCTTGTCTTTCTGGAGAATAAAATTCAGTTCCCTTTAAAAAATCATACGGCATACAAAGTATTTGCCCGATAAAC
The Chitinophagales bacterium genome window above contains:
- the cas10 gene encoding type III-B CRISPR-associated protein Cas10/Cmr2, whose translation is MKNNHIFILSIGPVQTFIAQARKAQDLFGGSRLLSHLCTEAIDFSKEKGVQVIFPVINKQKSIPNRFVGTINGSQEELRKLGEAIEQHIQDTFLKIAQKIKNEYKIGNVINFDEQIKQHLEIHWIFYPIETNYETDYAEAEKWFGAAKNIRQFQQLPESGRKCSLDGERNVKVYRLKDNEDRKKVLKRKLFQEEDEVHIIQNNSKIPLSLLSEGEGLSAVSFVKRDFDTLNFPSTAKIALMDTLNSIWKNGDDGIKLLVDYMNEFIKTTNFDEQLLFDENVSIDYFKYHGYLSLMQNIVQIRKRYEDLVKYMNKNNLPLQKYYALMVFDGDRMGQIISGKNLKTTSKHKLRDFQKRTSELLAEYAEWAYKYLDNPKGQTIYAGGDDFMGFINLNYLYEAMQELYDQFNCKVNKILKTEFAEDLDDGFNFTFSAGVVITHYKTPLSIVLKKAREMEKLAKKDEHKGGGGRDAFAISVIKHSGESHATVYKWSYLSNIKGINDQLQSESYSNTFIKNIQNELNAFGTMNTFDFVKDGHTGAAIAENEIKRLVERSRMPNQPKGTMQTDIIDIFHSTEEFDNFSQALNIAQFTKRQSIAK